One genomic window of Ziziphus jujuba cultivar Dongzao chromosome 4, ASM3175591v1 includes the following:
- the LOC107416965 gene encoding G-type lectin S-receptor-like serine/threonine-protein kinase At2g19130 — MSSATSIDMMKNNPRFMVAVLFLCLFLKTHVCHGADRISGNQTLTSDQTIVSAGEIFELGFFKPGNSSKYYIGMWYKQISKQTIVWVANREAPVSDKTSSVLRISDDGNLVLLNGSQIPVWSTNVSSSTASSSVRAVLGDEGNLVLEEDGGGSNSSRILWQSIDHPAHTWLPGSKLGYNNRTKENQRLISWKNSEDPAPGLYSLELEASTKSYLILWNRTQRYWSSGPWNGHIFEWVPEMRLNYIYDFKFVENENESYFIYSLYDNSPTSRFVMDVSGQIKQQNWMGNDWILFWSQPRKQCEVYALCGSYGSCNEKSLPFCNCLTGFEPNSQTKWDLNDYSDGCRRKTPLACESNGSVSNGERDKFLPMPTMLLPNHSVKAGSAAQCESTCLNNCSCTAYSLNDNDCLIWIGDFLDLEQLSEDDGTGRTFYVRLAASELPNPKKKNGVVIGVAVGSAVGISVFLCLIVFVILRRRKKILKPGKTVEGSLMAYDYRYLQNATKNFSEKLGGGGFGSVFKGTLPDQTVIAVKQLESVSQGEKQFRTEVSTIGTIQHVNLVRLRGFCSEGAKRLLVYDYMSNGSLDSHIFREKTSNLLDWKTRYQIALGTARGLYYLHEKCRDCIIHCDIKPENILLDSQFIPKVADFGLAKLVGRDFSRVLTTMRGTRGYLAPEWISGVAITAKADVFSFGMMLFEFVSGRRNSEQSEDGKVKFFPSWAASVIIDGGDVLSLLDPSLERNADVEEITRVCRVACWCIQDDENRRPTMGQIVQILERVIDVNQPPVPRSLQVFVDDQENVIFYTESSSSQSSQTRSNTSTASSQAKSTTSSKNSLS; from the exons ATGAGCTCGGCCACAT CCATAGATATGATGAAGAACAACCCAAGATTCATGGTTGCTGTTCTCTTCCTCTGCCTGTTTCTCAAGACCCATGTCTGCCATGGAGCTGATAGAATCTCTGGGAACCAAACCCTCACCAGTGATCAAACCATTGTCTCAGCTGGTGAGATTTTTGAACTGGGATTCTTCAAACCAGGTAATTCTTCCAAATACTACATAGGCATGTGGTACAAACAAATATCAAAGCAGACCATAGTTTGGGTGGCAAATCGAGAGGCACCAGTCTCAGATAAAACTTCTTCTGTGCTAAGAATCTCAGATGATGGTAATTTGGTTCTCTTAAATGGGTCCCAAATACCAGTTTGGTCCACGAATGTGAGTTCTTCCACTGCCTCAAGCTCTGTACGAGCAGTTCTTGGGGATGAGGGAAACCTTGTGTTAGAAGAAGATGGAGGAGGGTCCAATTCGTCAAGGATTTTATGGCAAAGTATTGATCACCCAGCTCACACATGGTTACCTGGTAGTAAACTTGGATACAACAACAGGACCAAGGAAAACCAGCGTCTTATTTCTTGGAAGAACTCGGAGGATCCGGCACCAGGGCTCTACTCTCTTGAGCTAGAGGCATCTACCAAATCGTATTTAATACTGTGGAACAGAACTCAGAGATACTGGAGCAGTGGACCTTGGAACGGCCATATCTTTGAATGGGTCCCTGAGATGAGGCTCAACTATATATACGATTTCAAATTTGTTGAAAACGAGAACGAAAGCTATTTCATCTATTCTCTTTACGACAATTCTCCAACATCTCGATTTGTGATGGACGTTTCGGGACAGATCAAGCAACAAAATTGGATGGGAAATGATTGGATTTTGTTTTGGTCGCAACCAAGAAAACAATGTGAAGTCTACGCTCTCTGTGGGTCATATGGCAGCTGTAACGAGAAGTCCTTGCCTTTCTGTAATTGCCTGACTGGGTTTGAGCCAAACTCACAAACTAAATGGGATTTGAATGATTATTCTGATGGTTGCAGGAGGAAAACCCCTTTGGCTTGTGAGAGCAACGGCAGTGTTAGTAATGGTGAGAGGGACAAATTCTTACCAATGCCTACTATGTTATTGCCTAATCACTCCGTCAAAGCAGGGAGTGCTGCTCAATGCGAATCAACCTGCTTGAACAACTGCTCTTGCACCGCTTATTCTCTGAATGACAATGACTGCTTGATTTGGATAGGAGATTTCTTGGATCTGGAGCAACTCTCGGAAGATGACGGCACTGGAAGAACTTTCTATGTTCGTCTAGCAGCTTCGGAGTTACCAAATCCTAAGAAGAAAAATGGAGTTGTTATTGGTGTTGCTGTGGGCTCAGCTGTTGGGATATCAGTCTTCCTTTGCCTAATTGTGTTTGTAATTTTGAGACGAAGGAAGAAGATCCTCAAACCAGGAAAAACGGTGGAGGGTTCATTAATGGCCTATGATTACAGATATCTgcaaaatgcaacaaagaatTTCTCAGAGAAACTTGGAGGAGGAGGATTTGGTTCTGTTTTCAAGGGGACTTTGCCAGACCAAACCGTAATTGCAGTGAAACAGCTTGAAAGTGTTAGCCAAGGAGAGAAGCAATTCCGGACGGAGGTTAGCACAATTGGGACAATCCAACATGTTAATCTTGTTCGGCTTCGCGGGTTCTGCTCCGAAGGCGCAAAAAGGCTGTTAGTCTATGACTACATGTCAAATGGCTCTCTAGATTCTCACATTTTCCGGGAGAAGACTTCCAATCTTTTGGACTGGAAGACAAGATATCAGATTGCTTTGGGGACAGCCAGAGGATTGTATTATCTCCACGAGAAGTGCAGAGATTGCATCATACACTGTGACATCAAGCCAGAAAACATTCTCTTAGATTCCCAATTTATACCGAAAGTGGCAGATTTCGGACTGGCGAAACTAGTTGGAAGGGATTTCAGCAGGGTCTTAACCACCATGAGAGGGACAAGAGGTTATCTTGCTCCTGAGTGGATTTCAGGAGTAGCCATAACAGCAAAAGCTGATGTTTTCAGCTTCGGAATGATGCTCTTTGAATTTGTATCAGGAAGGAGAAACTCGGAGCAATCTGAGGATGGCAAAGTTAAGTTTTTCCCAAGTTGGGCTGCAAGCGTAATAATCGATGGTGGTGATGTTCTTAGCCTTTTAGACCCAAGTTTGGAGAGGAATGCTGATGTAGAAGAGATTACTAGAGTTTGTAGAGTGGCTTGTTGGTGCATTCAAGATGATGAAAATCGCAGGCCAACAATGGGTCAGATAGTTCAAATCCTTGAGAGGGTGATAGACGTGAACCAGCCTCCGGTTCCGAGATCTCTCCAAGTTTTTGTGGACGACCAAGAGAATGTAATCTTTTACACAGAGTCATCCTCAAGCCAGAGTTCACAGACTCGCAGCAATACATCAACTGCTTCCTCTCAAGCCAAGAGCACAACCTCTTCGAAGAACTCTTTGTCCTAA
- the LOC107416964 gene encoding G-type lectin S-receptor-like serine/threonine-protein kinase At2g19130 translates to MDMMKDDPRFMLAVLFLCLFLKTHICHGADRISGNQTLTGDQTIVSAGEIFELGFFKPVNSSKYYIGMWYKRISERTIVWVANRETPVSDRFSSVLRISDGNLVLFNESQIQIWSTNVSSSGSSSVQAVLEDNGNLVLKEGSNNSRRILWESFDHPAHTWLPGSKLGYNNITKKNQRLISWRTSEDPAPGLFSLELDTSDNSYKILWNGSVQYWTSGPWNENTKIFDRVPEMRLNYIYDFHFVSNNTEKYFTYSVKDNSTTSRFLMDVSGQIKQQNWLGNGWNLFWSQPRQQCEVYAYCGAYGNCNEESLPFCNCVTGFEPKSQSNWDIEDYSVGCRRKTPLQSCGNNSTSGGGNGERDKFLQLTSMSLPNQSLSAGSAAQCESTCLNNCSCTAYSLDDNDCLIWIGDFLDLEQLSEDDGTGRTFYVRLAASELPNPKKKNGVIIGVAVGSAVGISVFLCLIVFVILRRRKKIVKPGKTVEGSLMAYDYRYLQNATKNFSEKLGGGGFGSVFKGTLPDQTVIAVKQLESFSQGEKQFRTEVSTIGTIQHVNLVRLRGFCSEGAKRLLVYDYMSNGSLDSHIFREKTSNLLDWKTRYQIALGTARGLYYLHEKCRDCIIHCDIKPENILLDSQFIPKVADFGLAKLVGRDFSRVLTTMRGTRGYLAPEWISGVAITAKADVFSFGMMLFEFVSGRRNSEQSEDGKVKFFPRWAASVIIDGGDVLSLLDPSLERNADVEEITRVCRVACWCIQDDENRRPTMGQIVQILEGVIDVNLPPVPRSLQVFVDDQENVIFYTESSSSQSSQTRSNTSTASSQAKSTTSSKNSLS, encoded by the coding sequence ATGGATATGATGAAGGACGACCCAAGATTCATGCTTGCTGTTCTCTTCCTCTGCCTGTTTCTCAAGACCCATATCTGTCATGGAGCTGATAGAATCTCTGGCAACCAAACCCTCACCGGTGACCAAACCATTGTCTCAGCTGGTGAGATTTTTGAACTGGGATTCTTCAAACCAGTTAATTCTTCCAAATACTACATAGGCATGTGGTACAAAAGAATTTCCGAGAGGACCATAGTTTGGGTGGCAAACAGAGAGACACCAGTATCAGATAGATTTTCTTCTGTGTTAAGAATCTCAGACGGTAATTTAGTTCTCTTCAATGAATCCCAAATCCAAATTTGGTCAACAAATGTGAGTTCAAGTGGCTCAAGCTCTGTACAAGCCGTTCTTGAAGATAATGGAAACCTTGTGTTAAAAGAAGGGTCTAATAATTCCCGAAGAATTTTATGGGAAAGTTTTGACCACCCTGCTCACACATGGTTACCTGGAAGTAAACTTGGATACAACAACATAACGAAGAAGAACCAGCGTCTGATTTCATGGAGGACCTCGGAAGATCCAGCACCTGGACTCTTCTCTCTTGAGCTAGACACCTCTGACAACTCGTACAAAATTCTGTGGAACGGGTCTGTGCAATATTGGACCAGTGGACCTTGGAACGAAAACACTAAGATTTTCGATCGGGTCCCTGAGATGAGGCTGAACTACATATacgattttcattttgtttcaaATAATACTGAAAAATATTTCACTTATTCTGTTAAAGATAATTCAACAACATCTCGTTTTCTGATGGATGTCTCCGGACAGATTAAGCAGCAAAATTGGCTAGGAAATGGATGGAATTTGTTTTGGTCACAACCAAGACAGCAATGTGAAGTCTATGCTTATTGTGGTGCATATGGAAACTGCAACGAGGAGTCCTTGCCTTTCTGTAATTGTGTGACTGGGTTTGAGCCAAAGTCACAGAGCAATTGGGATATAGAAGACTATTCCGTTGGGTGCAGGAGGAAAACCCCATTGCAGTCCTGTGGGAACAACAGTACCAGTGGTGGTGGTAACGGTGAGAGGGACAAATTCTTACAACTGACTAGCATGTCATTGCCTAATCAATCTTTATCAGCAGGGAGTGCTGCTCAATGCGAATCAACCTGCTTGAACAACTGCTCTTGCACCGCTTATTCTCTGGATGACAATGACTGCTTGATTTGGATAGGAGATTTCTTGGATCTGGAGCAACTCTCTGAAGATGACGGCACTGGAAGAACTTTCTATGTTCGACTAGCAGCTTCGGAGTTACCAAATCCTAAGAAGAAAAATGGAGTTATTATTGGTGTTGCTGTGGGCTCAGCTGTTGGGATATCAGTCTTCCTTTGCCTAATTGTGTTTGTAATTTTGAGACGAAGGAAGAAGATCGTCAAACCAGGAAAAACGGTGGAGGGTTCATTAATGGCCTATGATTACAGATATCTgcaaaatgcaacaaagaatTTCTCAGAGAAACTAGGAGGAGGAGGATTTGGTTCTGTTTTCAAGGGGACTTTGCCAGACCAAACCGTAATTGCAGTGAAACAGCTTGAAAGTTTTAGCCAAGGAGAGAAGCAATTCCGGACGGAGGTTAGCACAATTGGGACAATCCAACATGTTAATCTTGTTCGGCTTCGCGGGTTCTGCTCCGAAGGCGCAAAAAGGCTGTTAGTGTATGACTACATGTCAAATGGCTCTCTAGATTCTCACATTTTCCGGGAGAAGACTTCCAATCTTTTGGACTGGAAGACAAGATATCAGATTGCTTTGGGGACAGCCAGAGGATTGTATTATCTCCACGAGAAGTGCAGAGATTGCATCATACACTGTGACATCAAGCCAGAAAACATTCTCTTGGATTCCCAATTTATACCGAAAGTGGCAGATTTCGGCCTGGCAAAACTAGTTGGAAGGGATTTCAGCAGGGTCTTAACCACCATGAGAGGGACAAGAGGTTATCTTGCTCCTGAGTGGATTTCAGGAGTAGCCATAACAGCAAAAGCTGATGTTTTCAGCTTCGGAATGATGCTCTTTGAATTTGTATCAGGAAGGAGAAACTCGGAGCAATCTGAGGATGGCAAAGTTAAGTTTTTCCCAAGGTGGGCTGCAAGCGTAATAATCGATGGTGGTGATGTTCTTAGCCTTTTAGACCCAAGTTTGGAAAGGAATGCTGATGTAGAAGAGATTACTAGAGTTTGTAGAGTGGCTTGTTGGTGCATTCAAGATGATGAAAATCGCAGGCCAACAATGGGTCAGATAGTTCAAATCCTTGAGGGGGTGATAGACGTGAACCTGCCTCCGGTTCCGAGATCTCTCCAAGTTTTTGTGGACGACCAAGAGAATGTAATCTTTTACACAGAGTCATCCTCAAGCCAGAGTTCACAGACTCGCAGCAACACATCAACTGCTTCCTCTCAAGCCAAGAGCACAACCTCTTCGAAGAACTCTTTGTCCTAA